Proteins co-encoded in one Candidatus Methanomethylophilaceae archaeon genomic window:
- the purS gene encoding phosphoribosylformylglycinamidine synthase subunit PurS has product MAAEFTKIRNENIWRRRAYRVAIAIKERFSSPSDVVLDVCPQIDTIASSIPVAYHKAGMKSVAAGTAFDGIEEGKKVTAVFCSNMGKFKSLAGTVESMARNAERFIFCSSGDRIPAEELSATLTGLGFIMTCRELGADPTSTCLYIFEKADQYSIGSNYYCTGCGSCRNACPKDAITMAYDGDGFLKPVVNRRACVSCGKCVKACPVIDPDYSNSNPECYAFAADGGKIEGSSSGGAFFRLAEKAVSEGGKVYGAVWNPDFTVSIGSAEDMPGVEPMRHSKYVQSSTELSFREVREDLESGRKVLYTGLPCQIAGLKRYLGKGYPNLVLVDLLCYYTPPQTALLKYLDENFGLDNVESITFRTVKGESGKHTVRLKDGTSELRTPNNDAYSKAFRNCMLAKDSCKHCRFARIPRQGDITIGDFWGLAKKKPEWKGKGPSIVLLNSERGKAFFESCMKDSDLREAIPNFSPEGNRIAKDASYEPSTYKSGHALLKEHGFNGAVAHLCDSKADVCIVGMYNRNYGNCLTYYSLYRAIKGTGRTVLMISNRSSNTFGGFLNYPYNIADVDPGIESMDELPKFNARCRTFVLGSDQWLRDNILVGNRYYPCMFWVDDDKYKIGCAVSFGKGSFTENRDVRTKAGTFLSRFNRISCREDGGVEVMKEAFGIESTHVLDPVFLMSADEYREMASNTRSRVPKGSYVCSYILDPTIERRDFVEEARRRIGAESTCAMYDALRKKANVPAELRDGATWDPTVEEWLAHIDGCDLLITDSFHGLCFAIILGKQFLAVYETWQWRGLSRVASLLRMFGLEDRLVDPHDPESALKALENPIDYKAVRKILTRERKKTQKWLTDSLDAADKSNLGNDGFSYFRDRCRGVEKRCDDLQGKIDALASLVMSGDIGTELYGRLKGAKDMTEYLESLGTVSLDAIVMLSVSDEASAHWDAVKFPEFLGEVPETIPYRSGFAMVSDLSAGISSSEVGKAVSAELTAGELAFRAGSFGYESPESQGHSEFTVGEETISVPQRGLNVAVYSKAKGKIMDIVSADLYAGPAGTLIWKRCRACASRGQSFNWLQAIAKPMTVIEIRIELKKGVADPEGKNTWKALESLGFEGISGVKSVKLFEVDLDMPADRAVAAGEEMCRKLLANPVVQSYKVTVR; this is encoded by the coding sequence ATGGCAGCTGAATTCACGAAGATCCGCAATGAGAACATCTGGCGCCGCCGCGCTTACCGCGTTGCCATCGCCATTAAGGAGCGTTTCTCTTCTCCTTCAGATGTCGTCCTGGACGTCTGCCCCCAGATAGATACGATAGCCAGCTCGATCCCGGTCGCATATCATAAGGCGGGCATGAAATCCGTCGCCGCCGGGACCGCTTTCGACGGGATCGAGGAGGGCAAGAAGGTCACCGCAGTCTTCTGCAGCAACATGGGGAAATTCAAGAGCCTGGCAGGGACCGTCGAATCCATGGCCCGGAATGCCGAGCGCTTCATATTCTGCTCTTCCGGAGACCGCATCCCGGCCGAAGAGCTGTCCGCTACTCTCACAGGATTGGGCTTCATAATGACATGCAGGGAATTGGGCGCGGATCCCACCTCCACCTGCCTATACATCTTCGAGAAGGCCGACCAGTATTCCATCGGCAGCAACTACTATTGCACCGGGTGCGGCTCATGCAGGAACGCCTGCCCCAAAGACGCCATAACCATGGCCTACGACGGCGACGGCTTCCTCAAGCCCGTTGTGAACCGCAGAGCCTGCGTGTCCTGCGGGAAATGCGTGAAAGCCTGCCCAGTCATCGACCCGGATTACAGCAATTCCAACCCCGAATGCTACGCTTTCGCCGCGGACGGCGGGAAAATCGAGGGGAGCAGTTCGGGAGGCGCCTTCTTCAGGCTCGCCGAGAAAGCCGTCTCCGAGGGCGGAAAGGTCTACGGCGCCGTGTGGAACCCCGATTTCACGGTGTCCATAGGATCCGCGGAGGACATGCCCGGCGTGGAGCCCATGAGGCATTCCAAATACGTCCAGAGCAGCACCGAGCTGTCGTTCAGAGAGGTCAGGGAAGATCTCGAAAGCGGGAGGAAGGTCCTTTACACCGGGCTCCCGTGCCAGATCGCCGGCCTGAAAAGGTATCTGGGCAAGGGCTATCCCAATCTCGTCCTGGTCGATCTTCTGTGCTATTACACTCCGCCCCAGACCGCCCTCCTGAAGTATCTGGACGAGAATTTCGGCCTGGACAACGTGGAGAGCATAACTTTCCGCACGGTCAAGGGAGAATCCGGAAAGCATACCGTGCGCCTCAAGGACGGCACCTCCGAGCTCCGCACCCCCAACAACGACGCCTATTCCAAAGCCTTCAGAAACTGCATGCTGGCCAAGGATTCCTGCAAGCACTGCAGATTCGCCCGCATTCCCCGCCAAGGCGACATCACCATAGGGGATTTCTGGGGGCTGGCCAAGAAGAAGCCTGAATGGAAGGGCAAAGGCCCCAGCATAGTCCTGCTGAACAGCGAGAGAGGGAAGGCTTTCTTCGAGTCGTGCATGAAGGATTCGGACCTGCGCGAGGCCATACCCAATTTCTCGCCCGAAGGCAACAGAATCGCCAAGGATGCCTCTTACGAGCCTTCGACTTACAAGAGCGGGCACGCCCTCCTTAAAGAGCACGGGTTCAACGGGGCCGTCGCCCATCTGTGCGATTCGAAGGCGGACGTCTGCATCGTGGGCATGTACAACAGGAACTACGGGAACTGTCTCACCTACTATTCGCTGTACAGAGCCATCAAAGGCACGGGCAGGACGGTCCTGATGATCAGCAACCGGTCTTCCAACACTTTCGGTGGGTTCCTGAATTATCCTTACAACATAGCGGACGTCGATCCCGGGATAGAGTCCATGGACGAGCTTCCCAAGTTCAACGCCAGGTGCAGGACTTTCGTTCTGGGTTCGGACCAGTGGCTGAGGGACAACATCCTCGTCGGCAACAGGTACTACCCGTGCATGTTCTGGGTGGACGATGACAAGTACAAGATCGGCTGCGCGGTTTCCTTCGGGAAGGGAAGCTTCACCGAGAACCGCGACGTCCGCACCAAAGCCGGGACTTTCCTGTCCCGTTTCAACCGCATCTCGTGCAGGGAGGACGGCGGGGTCGAAGTGATGAAGGAGGCGTTCGGGATCGAATCCACCCACGTGCTGGATCCGGTGTTCCTGATGTCCGCGGACGAATACAGGGAAATGGCTTCCAATACTCGCTCCCGCGTTCCGAAGGGCAGCTACGTCTGCAGCTACATCCTGGATCCGACCATAGAGCGCCGTGACTTCGTGGAGGAGGCCCGCAGGCGCATCGGCGCGGAAAGCACCTGCGCAATGTACGACGCTCTGCGGAAGAAGGCCAATGTACCCGCGGAACTCCGCGATGGCGCCACCTGGGACCCGACCGTCGAGGAATGGCTGGCACACATCGACGGCTGCGACCTTCTAATCACCGACTCGTTCCACGGGCTGTGCTTCGCCATAATCCTGGGCAAGCAGTTCCTTGCCGTGTACGAGACATGGCAATGGCGCGGGCTTTCCAGGGTCGCCTCGCTTCTGAGGATGTTCGGGCTAGAGGACAGGCTTGTGGATCCGCACGACCCGGAATCCGCGCTCAAAGCCCTGGAGAATCCCATCGATTACAAGGCGGTCAGGAAGATCCTCACCCGCGAGAGGAAGAAGACCCAGAAATGGCTCACGGACTCGCTCGATGCGGCCGACAAATCGAATCTGGGGAACGACGGGTTCTCCTATTTCAGGGACAGATGCCGCGGCGTGGAGAAGAGATGCGACGATCTGCAGGGCAAGATCGATGCTCTCGCGTCTCTGGTGATGTCCGGCGACATCGGCACCGAGCTGTATGGGAGGCTCAAAGGCGCGAAGGATATGACCGAATATCTGGAGAGCTTGGGCACGGTCTCGCTCGACGCGATCGTGATGCTGTCCGTGTCCGATGAGGCGTCCGCCCATTGGGACGCGGTGAAGTTCCCGGAGTTCTTGGGAGAGGTTCCAGAAACCATCCCGTACCGCAGCGGATTCGCCATGGTATCCGACCTTTCCGCCGGCATCTCGTCTTCCGAGGTCGGGAAAGCCGTGTCCGCGGAGCTAACCGCCGGGGAATTGGCATTCAGGGCAGGGAGCTTCGGATACGAAAGCCCGGAAAGCCAGGGCCATTCCGAGTTCACGGTCGGGGAGGAGACCATATCCGTCCCGCAGAGAGGTCTGAACGTGGCCGTCTATTCGAAAGCGAAAGGGAAGATCATGGACATCGTATCCGCAGATCTTTACGCCGGCCCCGCCGGAACGCTGATATGGAAGCGATGCCGAGCCTGCGCCAGCCGCGGCCAATCCTTTAATTGGTTGCAAGCGATAGCGAAGCCAATGACAGTCATCGAAATAAGGATAGAGCTCAAGAAAGGCGTGGCCGATCCTGAGGGGAAGAATACCTGGAAGGCTCTGGAGTCGCTGGGATTCGAAGGCATCAGCGGCGTGAAGTCCGTCAAACTCTTCGAAGTGGACTTGGACATGCCCGCGGACCGCGCGGTCGCGGCGGGAGAGGAGATGTGCAGGAAGCTTCTCGCAAACCCTGTGGTCCAGAGCTACAAGGTAACCGTGAGATGA
- a CDS encoding tRNA uridine(34) 5-carboxymethylaminomethyl modification radical SAM/GNAT enzyme Elp3, with product MADLRAADLAADIIAAAKSGEIRDRASLQNLKLKLCKRYGLQGVPPNSEILAEVRPEDRGLLLPLLLKKPMRTMSGVAAVAVMTSPCDCPHGKCAYCPGGVSNDSPQSYTGKEPAARRAGRNGYDPYLQVSDRIKQLSDIGHDTAKIELIIMGGTFTCRDPEYQEWFVRRCFDALNGRDSDSLEEAQRLNGSSDHRCVAMTVETRPDVFDAAQIERAMALGATRAELGVQILDDEILAGVDRGHGVEEVRRCTKECREHGLALCYHLMPGLPGSDPEKDMECFRKVFSDPDFRPDMLKIYTTLVISGTKLYEMWESGEYEPYDVDTAAALISDMKSEVPEYARIQRIQRDIPVPQITAGILKSNLRQIVEDRMASEGRACRCIRCREVGHTGAVLEDPSKIALKTLEYGASDGTELFISYEYEDSLVGYVRLRLSGCEDAILRELKVFGKMAVPGGDGSWQHRGFGGALLSEAERVAKEAGRPRLRVTCAAGARGYYASKGYHEEFPYMVKDL from the coding sequence GGACAGGGCATCGCTGCAGAACCTGAAGCTGAAGCTCTGCAAGAGATACGGCCTTCAGGGGGTCCCGCCGAACTCCGAGATCCTGGCGGAAGTCAGGCCGGAAGACAGGGGCCTGCTGCTTCCGCTGCTCCTGAAGAAGCCTATGCGCACGATGAGCGGGGTCGCCGCCGTCGCGGTCATGACGTCCCCCTGCGACTGCCCCCACGGCAAATGCGCCTATTGCCCGGGAGGGGTCTCCAACGATTCTCCCCAGTCCTATACTGGCAAAGAGCCGGCCGCCAGGCGCGCTGGAAGGAACGGTTACGACCCGTATCTCCAGGTATCGGACAGGATAAAGCAGCTCTCGGACATCGGTCACGACACCGCCAAGATCGAGCTGATAATCATGGGCGGCACGTTCACCTGCAGGGACCCGGAGTATCAGGAATGGTTCGTACGCAGGTGCTTCGATGCTCTGAACGGCAGGGACTCAGACTCGTTGGAAGAAGCCCAGAGGCTGAACGGGAGCTCGGACCACAGATGCGTAGCGATGACCGTCGAGACCCGCCCGGATGTCTTCGACGCCGCCCAGATCGAAAGGGCGATGGCGTTGGGTGCGACCAGAGCCGAGCTGGGAGTGCAGATATTGGACGATGAGATTCTTGCAGGAGTGGACAGGGGCCACGGGGTAGAGGAAGTGCGCAGATGCACGAAGGAATGCAGGGAGCACGGGTTAGCTCTGTGCTACCATCTTATGCCTGGGCTGCCAGGGTCGGATCCGGAGAAGGACATGGAATGCTTCAGGAAGGTTTTCTCCGACCCGGATTTCCGCCCGGATATGCTCAAAATCTACACGACACTGGTCATAAGCGGCACCAAGCTTTATGAGATGTGGGAGTCGGGGGAGTATGAGCCGTACGACGTGGACACTGCCGCCGCCCTGATCTCAGACATGAAATCCGAGGTGCCGGAGTACGCCAGGATACAGAGGATCCAGCGCGACATCCCCGTGCCGCAGATAACCGCCGGAATTCTGAAGAGCAATCTGCGCCAGATAGTGGAGGACAGGATGGCTTCTGAGGGCAGGGCTTGCAGATGCATACGCTGCCGCGAGGTCGGCCACACCGGCGCGGTTCTGGAGGACCCGTCGAAGATCGCGCTGAAGACCTTGGAATACGGGGCTTCGGATGGAACCGAACTTTTCATCTCTTACGAATACGAGGATTCGCTTGTGGGCTATGTCAGGCTCAGGCTGAGCGGATGCGAAGACGCCATCCTCAGGGAGCTGAAGGTGTTCGGGAAGATGGCAGTCCCGGGCGGCGACGGCAGCTGGCAGCACCGCGGATTCGGAGGGGCTCTTCTGTCCGAGGCCGAAAGGGTCGCGAAGGAAGCCGGACGTCCCAGGCTGAGGGTCACATGCGCGGCCGGAGCCAGAGGCTATTACGCATCCAAAGGGTATCATGAAGAGTTCCCGTACATGGTCAAAGACCTTTGA
- a CDS encoding sel1 repeat family protein → MMDYPSVSSHLDPEVRERFHRALILLEGDPLSSEAVSLLRSNAERGCADSMVLLGDVYADGDEAQRKESICLFRSAAEAGDPSGMRNLAYCHAVGLNCEKDKAAAAELYEKSAEMGNPRAMCNIGVMYDYGNGVDEDPLKAFQWYLRSAEAGCQRGMTNAGECYMRGRGTEKDLAEAERWLSRSGSPRALCRLAEIYMDEMDDMGKGMEYLRKSAGGGYSKAMVRLAITIERSDRAEAVRLYSEAARKGNKDAIARLESMGEPVPESSMGKGRKKS, encoded by the coding sequence ATGATGGATTACCCATCCGTTTCCTCTCATCTCGACCCGGAAGTACGCGAAAGATTCCATCGCGCGCTGATTCTTCTGGAAGGGGATCCGCTGTCCTCGGAAGCCGTCTCCCTTCTCCGTTCCAATGCCGAACGCGGATGCGCCGATTCGATGGTCCTTCTCGGGGACGTCTATGCCGACGGTGATGAAGCTCAGAGGAAAGAATCCATCTGTCTGTTCCGTTCCGCGGCGGAAGCCGGAGACCCGTCCGGCATGCGCAATCTGGCCTATTGCCACGCCGTCGGCCTCAATTGCGAGAAGGACAAGGCCGCAGCCGCTGAGCTCTATGAGAAGTCGGCCGAGATGGGCAATCCGCGGGCCATGTGCAACATAGGCGTCATGTATGATTACGGGAACGGCGTGGACGAGGATCCCCTCAAGGCGTTCCAATGGTATCTCCGCTCGGCCGAGGCCGGATGTCAGAGGGGGATGACCAACGCCGGCGAATGCTACATGCGCGGGAGAGGGACGGAGAAGGATCTCGCCGAGGCAGAAAGATGGCTTTCCCGTTCGGGCAGCCCCCGTGCGCTCTGCCGTCTGGCCGAGATTTACATGGATGAGATGGATGACATGGGCAAGGGCATGGAATACCTGAGGAAATCGGCCGGAGGCGGCTATTCCAAGGCCATGGTCCGTTTGGCCATCACCATCGAACGGTCCGACCGCGCGGAAGCCGTCAGGCTGTATTCCGAAGCGGCCCGCAAAGGAAACAAGGATGCCATAGCGCGTCTGGAGAGCATGGGGGAGCCGGTCCCGGAGTCCTCCATGGGCAAGGGCAGGAAGAAATCATGA
- the purL gene encoding phosphoribosylformylglycinamidine synthase subunit PurL, with the protein MSDLMVKRDVPFSLYDVDILSASDEQLMRVSSEMSLALSLDEMKVIRDYFKSEGRNPTDVELQSLGQAWSEHCCYKSSKPILKEFVFGIDRDDVLSRGDAGVMVFDDDYGYALRIESHNHPSAIEPYGGAATGIGGILRDVVCMGAQPIGLADPLCFGPIDRKGELPPGIKHPRYLVSGVVSGIRDYGNRVGIPTITGGFFFDEKYTGNCLVNVACLGIVKRKDLAKNYAGGPGEVMILIGGRTGRDGIHGVNFASADLTATSDEDSRGAVQLGDPITKEPVMHACFEVNAKHLITGMKDLGGGGLSCVVGEMALDAGCGADVDLEKVPLKEPGLAPWEIWVSESQERMMCTCKPENVKEVLEIFELWDVLATPIAKTTDLKRTRLFWDGEPIFDMDLEFLTGGPVYSRPYVEPKVSTKAAEKFPKLPSDSEVILSLLSDMNVASKEWAIRQYDHEVRAGTAVHPLVGEMNRAGPGDASVLMPVPGRMKGLAAAIGCNPWFTEADPYRGGMACIDETCRNIVAVGAKPNAFTDCLNFGNPEKPERLGEFREAVRGLGEIARELGIPIPSGNVSLYNEAPGGHHILPTPMILGCGLIDDVRKAVTADFKKLGSVLFLVGETKDEMGASLLFRKFGGEQGAVPEVDIPGLKRKMANLLKAMDERLVLSCHDCSDGGIAVAVAEMCVSGNIGAEIDLGGIDLPTVQRKLYSESCSRWIAEVDGKDVIRFTEIMGSDAIPIGITKGDCLKIKDNGTAVPLEEMIKAWNSPMWNIMGGASE; encoded by the coding sequence ATGTCCGATCTAATGGTCAAACGCGACGTCCCATTCTCCCTGTACGACGTCGACATTCTCTCGGCTTCCGACGAGCAGCTGATGAGGGTATCATCCGAGATGTCCCTCGCGCTCTCTTTGGATGAGATGAAGGTCATCCGCGATTATTTCAAATCTGAGGGCAGGAACCCCACCGACGTGGAGCTGCAGTCTCTGGGCCAGGCGTGGAGCGAGCACTGCTGCTACAAGAGCTCCAAGCCCATCCTGAAGGAGTTCGTGTTCGGGATCGACCGCGATGACGTCCTTTCCAGGGGCGACGCCGGCGTCATGGTATTTGACGACGATTACGGGTACGCGCTCAGGATCGAGAGCCACAACCACCCCTCCGCGATAGAGCCTTACGGAGGCGCCGCAACCGGGATAGGCGGAATCTTGAGGGATGTGGTATGCATGGGAGCCCAGCCCATCGGTCTTGCCGACCCGCTCTGCTTCGGCCCGATAGACCGCAAAGGGGAGCTTCCCCCGGGGATCAAGCATCCCAGATATCTCGTGAGCGGAGTGGTCTCCGGAATCAGGGATTACGGGAACCGCGTAGGCATACCGACGATCACGGGCGGATTCTTCTTCGATGAGAAATACACGGGAAACTGCCTGGTCAACGTCGCCTGCCTGGGAATAGTCAAGCGCAAGGATCTGGCCAAGAACTATGCCGGCGGCCCCGGAGAGGTTATGATACTGATCGGAGGACGCACCGGACGCGACGGAATCCACGGAGTGAACTTCGCTTCCGCGGATCTCACCGCTACTTCCGACGAGGATTCAAGGGGAGCGGTCCAGCTCGGGGATCCCATCACGAAAGAGCCGGTCATGCACGCGTGCTTCGAAGTAAATGCCAAGCATCTCATCACCGGGATGAAAGACCTCGGCGGAGGCGGGCTGAGCTGCGTCGTCGGCGAGATGGCGCTGGACGCAGGATGCGGTGCCGACGTGGATCTGGAGAAGGTCCCGCTCAAAGAGCCCGGATTGGCTCCGTGGGAGATATGGGTCTCCGAATCCCAGGAGCGCATGATGTGCACCTGCAAGCCCGAGAACGTGAAGGAGGTCCTGGAGATATTCGAGCTCTGGGACGTTCTGGCCACGCCGATAGCGAAGACCACCGACCTCAAGCGCACCCGCCTGTTCTGGGACGGGGAACCGATCTTCGACATGGATCTGGAGTTTCTGACCGGAGGCCCCGTCTACAGCAGGCCGTACGTCGAGCCTAAAGTATCCACGAAAGCCGCCGAGAAGTTCCCGAAGCTTCCCTCCGATTCGGAGGTCATACTTTCTCTGCTTTCAGACATGAACGTCGCCTCCAAGGAGTGGGCCATAAGGCAGTACGACCACGAGGTTCGCGCCGGAACTGCCGTCCATCCTTTGGTGGGCGAGATGAACAGAGCCGGGCCGGGAGACGCTTCCGTGCTAATGCCGGTCCCGGGAAGGATGAAGGGCCTCGCCGCCGCCATCGGATGCAACCCCTGGTTCACCGAGGCCGACCCGTACAGAGGCGGGATGGCGTGCATCGACGAGACCTGCAGGAACATCGTCGCAGTGGGCGCGAAACCCAACGCATTCACTGACTGCCTGAACTTCGGCAATCCCGAGAAACCTGAGAGGCTCGGGGAATTCAGGGAGGCCGTAAGAGGTCTGGGAGAGATAGCCAGAGAGCTCGGAATCCCGATCCCATCCGGCAATGTCAGCCTGTACAACGAAGCCCCCGGAGGGCATCACATCCTCCCGACTCCGATGATCCTCGGATGCGGTCTGATCGACGACGTCAGGAAAGCTGTCACTGCCGACTTCAAGAAGCTCGGAAGCGTGCTGTTCCTCGTCGGAGAGACCAAAGACGAGATGGGAGCGTCGCTTCTCTTCAGGAAGTTCGGCGGTGAGCAGGGCGCGGTCCCAGAGGTCGACATCCCCGGCCTGAAGAGGAAGATGGCCAATCTCCTCAAGGCGATGGATGAGAGGCTCGTCCTCAGCTGCCACGACTGCTCCGACGGAGGCATCGCTGTCGCCGTGGCAGAGATGTGCGTCTCAGGAAACATAGGCGCGGAGATAGATCTGGGCGGCATCGATCTGCCTACCGTCCAGAGGAAGCTGTATTCCGAGAGCTGCAGCCGCTGGATAGCGGAGGTGGACGGGAAAGACGTCATCAGATTCACCGAGATCATGGGGTCCGATGCCATCCCCATCGGGATAACCAAAGGCGACTGCCTGAAGATCAAGGACAACGGAACCGCGGTCCCGCTGGAAGAAATGATAAAAGCATGGAATTCGCCCATGTGGAACATTATGGGAGGCGCTTCGGAATGA